From Enterococcus mediterraneensis, the proteins below share one genomic window:
- a CDS encoding NUDIX hydrolase, with protein MRLLFNIDPKDYDPNDKAFIRPSVRSIIIRDNKVAMIHSLKYDYYKFPGGGIEADETQIDTLIRETAEESGLRVIPSSIKEYGYVHRIHKGELEGIFIQDNYYYLCQAEDQILSQKLDDYEADESFTLEFIAPEQAIAANRNKEHGPKNFYMIEREAKVLELLIKEGYFDHIQTE; from the coding sequence ATGAGGTTGCTGTTCAACATAGACCCAAAAGATTATGATCCAAACGATAAAGCGTTTATCCGTCCGTCGGTAAGGAGTATCATTATCCGTGATAACAAAGTCGCGATGATCCATAGTCTTAAATATGATTATTATAAATTTCCCGGCGGCGGTATCGAAGCGGATGAAACCCAGATCGATACGCTGATCAGAGAAACAGCGGAAGAATCAGGACTTCGTGTCATCCCTTCTTCGATCAAGGAATACGGTTATGTCCATCGTATCCACAAGGGTGAATTAGAGGGCATATTCATTCAAGATAATTATTATTATCTATGCCAAGCAGAGGATCAAATCCTCTCGCAAAAATTGGATGACTACGAAGCTGACGAAAGCTTCACATTAGAATTTATTGCTCCTGAGCAGGCGATCGCCGCAAATCGCAATAAAGAGCACGGACCCAAAAATTTCTATATGATCGAACGTGAAGCAAAAGTATTGGAGCTGCTGATCAAAGAGGGATATTTTGATCATATACAAACAGAATAA
- a CDS encoding GNAT family N-acetyltransferase, with the protein MLTLIKLKEKYNEQLIDMMDGVRPSERRKGFTTEMFCMALEEYRKLGIDKVLVVCDKENVGSAKSIINNGGILENEVLVNGIVKQRYWITL; encoded by the coding sequence ATGTTGACGTTGATAAAATTGAAAGAAAAATATAATGAACAGCTCATCGACATGATGGATGGTGTTCGTCCGTCTGAGCGCAGAAAAGGCTTTACGACAGAGATGTTCTGTATGGCGTTAGAGGAATACAGAAAACTTGGTATAGACAAAGTCCTCGTGGTATGCGATAAAGAGAATGTCGGTTCAGCGAAGAGTATCATAAACAATGGCGGAATCTTGGAAAATGAAGTGCTGGTAAACGGTATAGTAAAGCAAAGATATTGGATCACATTATAG